One window of the Labilibaculum sp. genome contains the following:
- a CDS encoding folylpolyglutamate synthase/dihydrofolate synthase family protein, giving the protein MNYQETLDYMFTKLPMYQRTGQAAYKANLDTTLALDEYFNHPHKKFKSIHVAGTNGKGSVSHTIASVLQSAGYKVGLYTSPHLRDFRERIKVDGELVSENYVVDFIGKHQDKFEELRPSFFEMTVAMAFDFFADQQVDVAVVEVGLGGRLDSTNIISPVLSVITNISKDHTNLLGSELAQIAAEKAGIIKKNGSVIIGEKQEEVIDVFLRIASNNKSDLKFSEDRYKNQSSELIDCKRHLVYQSLENNSIINLSCDLLGIYQIKNIRTALCVFDELNSRGWKISEASIKQGVSEVGKRTGLLGRWQTIGNAPKVVCDTGHNVGGIKEIIEQIESMDYRKLHVVFGVVDDKDLINILELMPKSASYYFSRADIPRALNQEVLASKAKAYGLLGNAYLSVKEALEAAKANAHENDLVFVGGSTFVVAEVV; this is encoded by the coding sequence ATGAATTACCAGGAGACTTTAGATTATATGTTTACTAAACTACCTATGTATCAGCGCACAGGGCAGGCAGCTTATAAAGCCAATTTGGATACAACATTGGCATTGGATGAATATTTTAATCATCCTCATAAGAAGTTTAAATCAATTCATGTTGCAGGAACAAATGGAAAAGGATCGGTTTCTCATACTATAGCTTCTGTTTTGCAATCAGCGGGCTATAAAGTTGGTTTATATACTTCGCCTCATTTAAGAGATTTTAGAGAGAGGATAAAGGTAGATGGTGAACTTGTTTCTGAGAATTATGTAGTTGATTTTATTGGTAAGCATCAAGATAAATTTGAAGAATTACGTCCTTCCTTTTTTGAGATGACAGTTGCGATGGCTTTTGATTTCTTTGCAGATCAGCAAGTTGATGTTGCTGTTGTGGAGGTAGGTTTAGGTGGAAGATTGGACTCGACCAATATCATTTCACCTGTACTTTCTGTGATAACTAATATAAGTAAAGATCATACTAATTTGTTAGGTTCGGAGCTTGCACAAATAGCAGCAGAAAAGGCTGGAATTATAAAGAAAAATGGTTCTGTTATTATTGGTGAGAAACAGGAAGAGGTAATAGATGTTTTTTTGAGAATTGCTTCAAACAATAAATCTGATCTGAAATTTTCAGAAGACAGGTATAAAAATCAGTCATCTGAATTGATCGATTGTAAAAGACATCTTGTTTATCAATCTCTTGAAAACAATTCAATAATCAATTTGTCATGTGATTTATTGGGTATTTATCAGATTAAGAATATAAGAACCGCTCTATGTGTGTTTGATGAATTGAATAGCAGGGGGTGGAAAATTTCCGAAGCGTCTATTAAACAAGGAGTTTCTGAGGTAGGAAAAAGAACCGGCTTGCTAGGCCGCTGGCAGACAATTGGTAATGCTCCCAAAGTAGTGTGTGATACAGGGCATAATGTTGGAGGGATTAAAGAAATAATAGAGCAAATTGAATCAATGGATTACAGAAAACTACATGTTGTTTTTGGTGTGGTTGATGATAAAGATCTTATTAATATACTTGAATTAATGCCGAAGAGTGCGAGCTATTATTTTAGTCGTGCGGATATTCCAAGAGCATTGAATCAAGAAGTTCTTGCTTCGAAGGCAAAAGCTTATGGATTGTTAGGAAATGCCTACTTATCTGTGAAAGAAGCATTAGAGGCGGCAAAGGCAAATGCCCATGAAAATGATCTTGTTTTTGTGGGAGGAAGTACTTTTGTTGTTGCGGAAGTTGTATAA
- a CDS encoding PhoH family protein, which produces MAKFKKVFVLDTNVILHDFNSIYNFEENDVVIPITVLEELDKFKKGNDQINYHAREFSRELDRISGDLLFTAGVPLGKNLGKLSVETGKEFSPQMKSSFHENIPDHRILAIAEYLHNHRGKKKVILISKDINLRMKAKSLGIPAEDYKNDQVKDLDDVISLGITTLEDFDDEKITFLYKSNEGIPEKEFGLKKPIKGHEYFILKNNSSSALAHFDPVEKIISRVEKPNAYGIYPRNAEQTFSMHALMDPKISLVALTGRAGTGKTLVALATALQQIDMYDQIFLARPIVALANKDLGYLPGDAKEKIGPYMQPLFDNLSVIKHKFNVHSKEYLKIDELLRDERLQITPLAYIRGRSLSNTFFIVDEAQNLTPHEIKTIITRAGEGTKMIFTGDIEQIDSPYLDKKSNGLAYLSDRMQGQDIFAHVNLVKGERSHLAELASHLL; this is translated from the coding sequence ATGGCAAAATTCAAAAAGGTTTTCGTTCTTGATACAAATGTTATTCTTCACGATTTTAATTCTATTTACAATTTTGAAGAAAATGACGTTGTAATTCCCATAACCGTTCTTGAGGAACTGGATAAATTTAAAAAAGGGAATGATCAGATTAATTACCATGCACGTGAATTCAGCAGAGAATTAGACCGGATCTCAGGAGACCTGCTCTTTACTGCCGGTGTTCCGCTAGGAAAAAATTTAGGAAAATTATCCGTTGAAACGGGAAAAGAATTTTCTCCGCAAATGAAAAGTTCGTTTCATGAAAACATCCCTGACCACAGAATTCTAGCTATAGCAGAGTATTTACACAATCACCGCGGCAAAAAAAAGGTCATTCTAATTTCCAAGGACATCAACCTTAGGATGAAAGCAAAATCTTTAGGTATTCCTGCAGAAGATTATAAAAACGATCAGGTTAAGGATCTTGATGACGTAATTAGCTTGGGAATTACAACACTTGAAGATTTTGATGATGAAAAGATTACTTTTCTATATAAATCAAACGAAGGAATTCCTGAAAAAGAATTTGGACTTAAAAAACCGATTAAAGGTCATGAATATTTTATTTTAAAAAACAATTCCTCAAGTGCACTTGCACATTTCGATCCAGTTGAAAAAATTATATCCCGGGTTGAAAAACCAAATGCCTACGGAATTTATCCCAGAAACGCAGAACAGACTTTTTCCATGCATGCCCTCATGGATCCAAAAATATCCTTGGTCGCTTTAACCGGACGAGCTGGAACTGGGAAAACATTAGTTGCTTTGGCAACAGCACTTCAGCAAATCGATATGTACGATCAAATTTTTCTTGCCAGACCAATTGTTGCTTTGGCCAATAAAGACCTTGGTTACTTACCAGGAGATGCCAAAGAAAAAATAGGCCCTTACATGCAACCTCTTTTCGATAACCTAAGCGTAATTAAGCATAAATTTAACGTCCATAGTAAAGAGTATCTCAAAATTGACGAACTGCTCAGAGATGAAAGATTACAGATTACTCCATTAGCATACATCAGAGGAAGAAGTCTTTCAAATACATTCTTCATTGTTGATGAAGCTCAAAATCTTACTCCTCATGAAATTAAAACAATAATTACACGTGCAGGCGAAGGTACTAAAATGATTTTCACAGGAGATATTGAACAAATAGATTCTCCTTATCTGGACAAGAAATCGAATGGCTTAGCATACCTTTCGGACAGGATGCAAGGACAGGATATATTTGCTCATGTCAACCTGGTAAAAGGGGAAAGAAGTCACCTGGCAGAACTTGCTAGCCACCTTCTATAA
- a CDS encoding phosphatase — MKIMKFAAIDIGSNAIRLLFMNVLEEGGNAHFKKSSLVRVPIRLGTDTFIDKIISADKAEKLIKSMKAFRNLMDVHEVVNYRACATSAMREAVNGSEIIQRIENESGIKIDVINGKEEASIIFDNKIADTLDPSKDYLYVDVGGGSTELTLFSKGICKFSASFNVGTIKILRDCVPKDEFVRIKECLLDVCPNCENIELIGSGGNINRLVKLATPKKEKFITYQEFKSIYYDLKQYSYQELMINFDMNPDRADVIIPASTIFLSIMEWANADKIHVPKIGVTDGIVHQLYKEYISNSLVLD; from the coding sequence ATGAAAATAATGAAATTTGCCGCCATAGATATCGGATCAAATGCCATCCGGTTATTGTTTATGAATGTGCTTGAAGAAGGCGGTAATGCTCACTTTAAGAAATCATCACTGGTAAGGGTTCCAATTCGTCTGGGAACTGACACTTTTATTGATAAGATTATCTCTGCAGATAAAGCCGAGAAATTAATTAAAAGCATGAAAGCATTTCGCAACCTTATGGACGTTCATGAGGTTGTGAACTATCGCGCTTGTGCAACATCAGCAATGAGGGAGGCTGTTAACGGTTCTGAAATCATTCAACGAATAGAAAATGAATCAGGTATAAAAATTGATGTTATCAATGGAAAAGAGGAAGCCAGCATTATTTTTGATAATAAAATTGCAGATACTCTCGACCCAAGCAAAGATTATTTATATGTTGATGTTGGTGGTGGTAGTACCGAACTAACTCTTTTTTCAAAAGGGATTTGTAAATTCTCCGCATCATTTAATGTGGGAACCATTAAAATTCTCCGGGATTGTGTCCCTAAAGATGAATTTGTTCGTATAAAAGAGTGTTTATTGGATGTATGCCCTAACTGCGAAAACATTGAACTTATCGGATCAGGTGGCAACATCAACAGATTGGTTAAACTCGCAACACCAAAAAAAGAAAAATTCATAACATACCAAGAGTTTAAAAGCATTTACTACGACCTTAAACAATATAGTTATCAGGAATTAATGATCAACTTTGACATGAATCCTGACCGGGCTGATGTTATCATTCCTGCTTCAACAATTTTCCTAAGTATTATGGAATGGGCGAATGCAGATAAAATACACGTACCCAAAATTGGAGTTACCGATGGTATTGTACATCAGTTGTATAAAGAATATATTTCCAACAGTCTTGTGTTGGACTAA
- the mtaB gene encoding tRNA (N(6)-L-threonylcarbamoyladenosine(37)-C(2))-methylthiotransferase MtaB, producing MLQGKKVAFYTLGCKLNFSETSTIGRSFKEMGFETIKHTEKADIYIINTCSVTDQADKKCRQAIKKVIKTNANAFIAVIGCYAQLKPDEIIAIPGVDLVLGANEKFNIHKYIDHLEKKGTGELHPCEVESVKDFHSSYSMGDRTRCFLKIQDGCNYYCTYCTIPFARGNSRNVSIKETVKQAEEVARQGAKEIILTGVNIGDFGKSTNETFLDLIKELEKVKGISRFRISSIEPNLLSNEIIEFVAQSEKFVNHFHLPLQAGSNKVLKLMKRRYDRELFAQRIEKIKSLLPDAFIGVDVIAGSRGESDQDFEDAYLFIKQLAISQLHVFPYSERQGTKALEIKEVVPIPERKRRAKMLQNLSEKKLNAFYQENLGKTEEVLFESFNDHGKMYGFTKNYIKIEIPYNQNLSNELTFVTLQEINPNGNVSGSVIDKIRFNLKPILQ from the coding sequence ATGTTACAAGGTAAAAAAGTAGCATTCTACACATTAGGATGCAAACTTAATTTTTCGGAAACCTCCACAATTGGCCGTTCATTCAAAGAAATGGGCTTCGAAACAATCAAGCATACGGAGAAAGCTGATATTTATATTATTAATACTTGTTCTGTTACAGATCAGGCTGACAAAAAATGCAGACAAGCCATTAAAAAAGTAATTAAGACCAATGCCAATGCATTTATTGCCGTAATTGGATGCTACGCTCAACTTAAACCTGATGAAATTATCGCGATTCCAGGAGTTGATCTCGTTTTAGGTGCTAATGAGAAATTCAATATCCACAAATACATCGATCATCTTGAGAAAAAAGGCACCGGAGAATTGCACCCATGCGAAGTAGAGTCGGTTAAAGATTTTCATTCATCCTATTCAATGGGAGATCGAACCCGTTGCTTTCTTAAAATTCAGGATGGGTGCAACTATTACTGCACCTATTGTACCATCCCATTTGCCAGAGGCAATAGTCGTAACGTGAGCATTAAAGAAACGGTAAAACAAGCAGAAGAAGTTGCCAGGCAAGGTGCTAAAGAAATTATCTTAACAGGAGTAAATATTGGTGATTTTGGGAAAAGTACAAACGAAACATTTCTGGATTTAATTAAAGAGCTTGAAAAAGTGAAAGGAATTAGCCGTTTTCGGATCTCATCCATTGAACCCAACCTTCTAAGCAACGAGATCATTGAATTTGTTGCTCAATCTGAAAAGTTTGTTAATCATTTTCACCTTCCTCTTCAAGCTGGTTCCAACAAAGTTTTAAAACTTATGAAGAGAAGATACGATAGAGAATTATTTGCCCAGCGTATTGAAAAAATTAAATCTTTACTTCCTGATGCCTTTATTGGTGTTGATGTAATTGCCGGAAGTCGTGGCGAAAGTGATCAAGATTTCGAAGATGCCTATTTATTCATTAAGCAATTAGCCATCAGCCAACTACACGTATTCCCTTACTCTGAAAGACAAGGCACTAAAGCTCTCGAAATTAAAGAGGTTGTTCCTATTCCTGAAAGAAAAAGAAGAGCTAAAATGCTGCAAAACCTTTCCGAAAAAAAATTAAATGCATTTTATCAGGAAAACTTAGGCAAAACAGAAGAAGTCTTGTTCGAATCCTTTAATGATCATGGTAAGATGTATGGATTCACTAAAAATTACATTAAAATCGAAATTCCGTACAACCAAAACCTTAGCAACGAACTAACATTTGTTACCTTGCAGGAGATAAATCCGAATGGCAATGTTTCAGGTTCTGTAATTGACAAAATACGATTCAACCTAAAACCCATTTTGCAATAA
- a CDS encoding inositol monophosphatase family protein: MINLKELCFKTNDIARKVGLFIKEQQSKIKSDVIEVKGIHDFVTYVDKTAEEKIVAELKLILSDAGFIAEEGTETYRAERYNWIIDPLDGTTNYIHGLSPFAVSIALQEYDEIVLGVIYEISLDECFYSWKGASGAYLNGKTITVSKADSINSSLIATGFPYYDYDQLKTFMASLEYFIINSHGVRRPGSAATDLAYVACGRFEAFYEYNLQAWDVAAGSFIVRQAGGKVCDFKGGKNFIFGKEIIASNTMVHDEFKSVVTKHMIK; this comes from the coding sequence ATGATCAATCTTAAAGAACTTTGTTTTAAAACGAATGATATAGCCCGAAAAGTTGGTCTTTTCATAAAAGAACAGCAAAGCAAGATTAAATCTGATGTTATAGAAGTAAAAGGTATACACGATTTTGTAACCTATGTTGATAAAACTGCGGAAGAAAAAATTGTTGCAGAATTGAAACTAATTCTTTCTGATGCAGGTTTTATTGCAGAAGAAGGCACTGAAACCTATCGCGCAGAACGTTACAATTGGATTATTGATCCGCTTGACGGAACAACAAATTACATTCATGGATTATCGCCTTTTGCTGTTAGTATTGCACTACAAGAATACGACGAAATTGTATTGGGAGTGATCTATGAAATTAGCCTTGACGAATGCTTTTATTCGTGGAAAGGAGCATCAGGAGCATACTTAAATGGCAAAACAATTACCGTATCAAAGGCCGATTCGATAAATTCCAGCTTAATTGCAACAGGTTTTCCCTACTACGATTACGACCAATTGAAAACATTTATGGCTTCTTTGGAATACTTTATTATTAATTCTCACGGCGTTCGCCGCCCCGGTTCTGCAGCAACCGACTTAGCTTATGTTGCTTGTGGTAGATTCGAAGCTTTTTACGAATATAATCTTCAGGCTTGGGATGTTGCTGCCGGTTCATTTATAGTAAGGCAAGCCGGCGGTAAGGTCTGCGATTTTAAAGGAGGTAAGAATTTCATCTTTGGAAAAGAAATTATTGCCAGCAATACAATGGTTCATGATGAGTTTAAAAGTGTTGTGACTAAACACATGATAAAATAA
- a CDS encoding lysophospholipid acyltransferase family protein — MTMIKLLSYMVYGVVRLISYLPFPILYFFSDIVFLFVCYVFRYRKKVITSNLKNSFPEKSEKEIKAIRKEFYSHFCDTFIETIKLWTISEEEIRKRCKFHNPDIFDRYKASGKSIITVFGHYGNWEWLTSFSLWKDAYYLPIYKPLHNKVFDKMFLQIRERFGARPLAKDDTLRTMISYRNQNKFTVTVFIGDQTPNKNNLNYWTKFLNQDTPVLLGTERIAKKLDQPIIFVHMKKVKRGYYEVHFIPLFDNPKDTAEFEITEKHTRVLEDIIKEEPAYWLWSHKRWKHTKQDSQ, encoded by the coding sequence ATTACAATGATAAAACTTCTATCCTATATGGTATATGGTGTGGTAAGACTAATAAGTTACTTGCCATTTCCAATACTTTACTTCTTTTCAGACATTGTATTTCTTTTTGTTTGCTACGTTTTTAGATATCGAAAAAAAGTTATTACCTCGAATCTTAAAAACTCTTTTCCTGAAAAATCTGAAAAAGAAATCAAGGCAATACGAAAAGAATTTTACAGTCATTTCTGCGATACATTTATTGAAACCATAAAACTTTGGACAATTAGTGAAGAAGAAATTAGAAAACGCTGTAAATTTCACAACCCAGATATTTTTGACCGGTACAAAGCCTCTGGTAAAAGTATTATAACCGTATTTGGGCACTATGGAAATTGGGAGTGGCTGACATCATTTTCATTATGGAAAGATGCATACTATCTGCCCATCTACAAACCCCTTCACAATAAAGTTTTTGATAAAATGTTTTTACAGATAAGAGAACGTTTTGGAGCCAGACCATTAGCTAAAGATGATACTTTGCGAACCATGATTTCTTACCGGAATCAAAATAAGTTTACGGTTACGGTTTTTATTGGTGATCAAACACCAAACAAAAACAACCTCAACTACTGGACAAAATTTCTCAATCAGGATACTCCTGTTTTGCTGGGAACTGAACGTATCGCAAAAAAACTTGACCAGCCAATAATTTTTGTTCATATGAAGAAAGTAAAAAGGGGATATTACGAAGTACATTTTATTCCTCTTTTTGATAATCCTAAAGATACGGCTGAGTTTGAAATCACGGAAAAACATACGCGCGTGTTAGAAGATATAATCAAAGAGGAGCCAGCATACTGGTTATGGTCTCATAAAAGATGGAAACACACAAAACAAGACTCACAATAA
- a CDS encoding glycosyltransferase family 2 protein, with translation MNRIGIVILNWNGKKLLETFLPSVVAHSKREWADVIIADNASSDDSIAFLKKEYPDIQVIQLDKNYGFADGYNKALEQLSHSYFVLLNSDVEVTENWLDPIYNHLEKDPGIAAAQPKIKAYHNKTEFEYAGASGGFIDYLGYPFCRGRILDQIESDHNQYNSELDIFWASGASLFIRADVYKKTGGLDGDFFAHMEEIDLCWRIKNQGYRIIAEPKSTVYHVGGATLPNHSSRKLYLNFRNNLFMLHKNLPKNKFCSILLQRMILDGVAAMKFLLSGEFSNFGAVFKAHLSYYSMFSKMREKRKKMIPFITKTDHREMYKNSIIFDFYVRKKKHFSNITF, from the coding sequence ATGAATAGAATTGGAATCGTAATACTAAACTGGAACGGGAAAAAATTATTAGAAACATTCCTTCCATCTGTTGTTGCTCACTCAAAACGTGAATGGGCCGATGTTATTATTGCAGATAACGCATCCAGTGATGATTCCATAGCATTTTTAAAAAAAGAATACCCTGACATTCAGGTTATTCAACTGGATAAGAATTACGGATTTGCTGATGGTTACAACAAAGCATTGGAGCAACTCTCACACAGCTATTTCGTTCTTTTAAATTCGGATGTTGAAGTTACAGAAAATTGGCTTGACCCGATTTACAATCATCTGGAAAAAGATCCAGGCATTGCGGCTGCACAACCCAAAATTAAAGCTTATCACAATAAAACGGAATTTGAATACGCTGGCGCGTCAGGTGGTTTTATTGACTATTTAGGCTATCCTTTTTGCCGTGGAAGAATACTGGATCAAATCGAAAGCGATCACAATCAATACAACTCAGAACTTGATATTTTCTGGGCTAGTGGCGCCTCTCTCTTCATTCGTGCTGACGTTTACAAAAAAACAGGCGGATTGGATGGTGACTTTTTTGCTCACATGGAAGAAATTGATTTGTGTTGGAGAATAAAAAATCAGGGATACCGGATAATCGCAGAACCAAAATCAACAGTTTATCATGTTGGAGGAGCCACCTTACCAAACCACAGCTCAAGGAAACTCTATTTAAATTTCCGCAACAACCTATTCATGTTGCATAAAAATCTTCCTAAAAATAAATTCTGTTCCATTCTCCTGCAAAGAATGATATTGGATGGTGTCGCAGCAATGAAATTTCTTTTGAGTGGCGAATTTTCAAATTTTGGTGCTGTTTTTAAAGCTCATCTCTCCTACTATTCCATGTTCTCAAAAATGAGAGAAAAACGCAAAAAGATGATTCCCTTTATCACTAAAACAGATCACAGGGAAATGTATAAAAACAGTATTATTTTTGATTTTTACGTAAGAAAGAAAAAGCACTTCTCCAACATTACTTTCTAA
- the sugE gene encoding quaternary ammonium compound efflux SMR transporter SugE translates to MAWVYLIIAGLFEAVWAIGLKYAEGFTKFWPSVITIVAMAISLYFLALAIKTLPLGTAYAVWTGIGAFSTAILGIVLFSEPIHFSRIFFLLLLMVSIIGLKFTAAN, encoded by the coding sequence ATCGCGTGGGTTTATTTGATTATTGCAGGATTGTTTGAAGCTGTTTGGGCTATCGGATTGAAATATGCTGAAGGATTTACTAAGTTTTGGCCTAGTGTGATTACGATTGTTGCAATGGCAATAAGTCTGTATTTTCTTGCTTTGGCGATAAAAACCTTGCCTTTAGGCACAGCTTATGCCGTATGGACAGGAATAGGAGCATTTTCGACCGCAATTTTGGGAATTGTACTGTTCAGCGAGCCAATTCATTTCTCAAGAATATTCTTTTTACTTTTACTTATGGTTTCAATTATTGGTCTTAAATTCACTGCGGCCAACTAA